The Amycolatopsis japonica nucleotide sequence AGAACAAGGAGGACATCAAAACCCACCGCGAGCGCGCACTGTCCTTTGTGGCCGGTCGTACCGTGCAGGAACTGACCGACATCAGCGAAGAGATCTACGACGAGCTGATGGCGGACAAGATCTGGTCCGGCACCAGGGCGCTCGCGCAGATGCACCTCGACGCCGGGCAGCGGGTCTGGCTGGTCACCGCGACCCCGATCGAACTCGCGGCCATCATCTCGCGGCGCCTCGGTCTCACCGGTGCGCTGGGCACCGTCGCGGAGACCAAGGACGGCGTCTACACCGGCCGTCTCGTCGGCGACCTGCTGCACGGCCGCGCGAAAGCCCACGCCGTGCGCGCGCTGGCGTCACGCGAAGGGCTGAATCTCAAGCGCTGCACGGCGTATTCGGACTCGCAGAACGACGTCCCGATGCTGTCGGTCGTCGGGACCGCGGTCGCGGTGAATCCCGACGGCGGTCTTCGCGACGTCGCGCGGGCACGCGGCTGGGAGATCCGTGACTTCCGGACCGGACGCAAGGCCGCGAAGATCGGCGTGCCCTCGGTGC carries:
- a CDS encoding HAD family hydrolase, with product MSVWRGRDKSQELERLAELAGEASAEAAMATASAEALEPPAPPAPPDLTAAAFFDVDNTMMMGASIFYFARGLAARKFFTSADLAGFVWQQVKFRLGGRENKEDIKTHRERALSFVAGRTVQELTDISEEIYDELMADKIWSGTRALAQMHLDAGQRVWLVTATPIELAAIISRRLGLTGALGTVAETKDGVYTGRLVGDLLHGRAKAHAVRALASREGLNLKRCTAYSDSQNDVPMLSVVGTAVAVNPDGGLRDVARARGWEIRDFRTGRKAAKIGVPSVLGVGAVAGAVAAGMAYRKR